A portion of the Manihot esculenta cultivar AM560-2 chromosome 2, M.esculenta_v8, whole genome shotgun sequence genome contains these proteins:
- the LOC110602681 gene encoding uncharacterized protein LOC110602681, protein MMDQHDLKASEMVGFKRFSSPEKANCLGNAKSLSDSYRVPADGDNGLNKQKHGSVSDHGINSCESAQSTEMERKHLTHNDATSISCNIENADESTLFSSVVSPSTTSELKKENWAEGTCRVVPSSENLVDCDVSASCPRGIDFRQNVSMKNDVGSGGRQTLDKETNELTGGRMKENWLDVDGNGLKSVMLANSRGKQLKTESSSSNSIRVILPSSSNDSCQETSADVKSGEHTKCCGTDTSACTNLTSSLEEPVVKKSQFGMAVQISVKDDMHVTGFSPKKQGHRHGHSKIINDVGARDFHNLAEMIADGNLIFLEKSDVQKSISPRKENVEFAKVKQQNELNQRVLSDVEQDVGMYKEASGSCSSIQDKCGEIVPLSSVDSSVSNRGSLTENRRKIHFGCKRDRYDRFRSPKDQVSLEMSTRNEALCMEVKEPSSQYRDHMKKHKTNGCLHGQGSSPFITESEDITTSDQHTCVPGIDLNETILVNEVDYQKQSINEAVSLHAEIVSKPKPVAAKSGMPICLAKLHIKLDEEAAGWRGSAATSAFQPVSFSESINRIKASSPVDNNNGSKYSQVNWIDLNVSAEGVNCDVELLPEKCLKAVSSFPSEDRLMEVSSSQAKKFNIDLNCIGENDENYHQLCAPASLSRSSVKDFDLNDQPISADICSDPYSLAQGDSALRDRTSGDSVVTFLGSAKQPEFNSVESSSYMGNLSPKRFSLGEGKQFLMAASTNLPLVEQMRTPFSQQQRPTLASYSSPSCLPHTFLCNNAFFIDPNNCISSNGVISYNIINPQVTAFFPEMLGSSAVPAFSGTPHVMQGHDRPSFNDIAITRPNFGPNGG, encoded by the coding sequence ATGATGGATCAGCATGACTTAAAAGCAAGTGAAATGGTTGGTTTTAAGCGCTTTAGTTCACCTGAAAAGGCCAATTGTTTGGGGAACGCAAAGAGCTTATCTGATTCTTATAGAGTTCCTGCTGATGGAGACAATGGATTGAATAAACAGAAGCATGGTTCTGTTTCTGACCATGGAATCAATAGTTGTGAATCTGCACAATCAACAGAAATGGAAAGGAAGCATTTAACTCATAATGATGCTACTTCAATTTCTTGCAACATAGAAAATGCTGATGAGTCGACACTGTTTTCTTCTGTTGTTTCTCCTTCGACAACTTCAGAACTCAAGAAAGAGAACTGGGCTGAAGGAACTTGCAGGGTAGTGCCAAGCAGTGAAAATCTAGTGGATTGTGATGTATCTGCATCTTGCCCCAGGGGTATTGATTTTAGACAAAATGTCTCCATGAAGAATGATGTTGGCTCAGGGGGAAGGCAAACCCTTGACAAAGAAACCAATGAATTAACTGGTGGAAGAATGAAGGAGAATTGGCTAGATGTTGATGGAAACGGTTTGAAGTCAGTGATGCTGGCAAATTCTCGTGGCAAGCAACTTAAAACTGAGTCCTCCTCTTCCAACTCTATTCGTGTGATCCTCCCAAGCTCTTCAAATGACAGCTGTCAGGAAACATCAGCAGATGTCAAGTCAGGTGAGCATACTAAGTGTTGTGGTACTGATACCTCTGCATGTACTAACTTAACTAGCAGTCTGGAGGAGCCTGTAGTAAAAAAATCACAATTCGGTATGGCAGTGCAGATTTCTGTCAAAGATGACATGCATGTTACAGGCTTTTCACCTAAAAAGCAAGGCCATAGGCATGGCCATTCAAAAATTATTAACGATGTTGGAGCAAGAGATTTTCATAATCTGGCTGAGATGATTGCAGATGGTAATCTCATATTCTTGGAGAAAAGTGATGTTCAGAAATCCATTTCACCTAGGAAAGAAAATGTAGAGTTTGCAAAAGTGAAGCAACAGAATGAGTTGAACCAAAGAGTTCTAAGTGATGTGGAGCAAGACGTTGGGATGTACAAGGAAGCCTCAGGAAGTTGCTCTTCTATACAAGACAAATGTGGCGAGATTGTTCCCCTGAGCTCTGTTGATTCTTCTGTTTCAAATAGAGGGAGCTTAACAGAAAATAGACGCAAAATCCATTTTGGCTGCAAACGAGATAGGTATGATAGGTTCAGATCCCCTAAAGACCAGGTGAGTCTGGAAATGTCAACTAGAAATGAAGCGTTGTGCATGGAGGTTAAAGAGCCATCATCACAATACAGGGATCACATGAAGAAGCATAAAACTAATGGTTGCCTGCATGGGCAGGGATCATCTCCTTTTATTACAGAATCAGAAGATATAACTACTAGTGACCAGCATACTTGTGTTCCTGGAATTGATCTTAATGAAACTATCCTTGTAAATGAAGTGGATTACCAGAAACAATCAATCAATGAAGCAGTATCTTTGCATGCAGAAATTGTGTCAAAGCCAAAACCTGTGGCGGCTAAATCTGGAATGCCTATATGTTTAGCTAAACTTCATATAAAACTCGATGAAGAGGCAGCCGGCTGGAGGGGATCTGCTGCAACTAGTGCTTTTCAGCCAGTTTCTTTTTCTGAAAGCATAAATAGGATCAAGGCATCTTCTCCTGTGGACAATAACAATGGTTCAAAATATTCACAGGTTAATTGGATTGACCTCAATGTTTCTGCTGAaggagttaattgtgatgtGGAATTACTTCCAGAGAAATGCCTTAAAGCAGTGTCAAGTTTCCCTTCTGAAGACCGTTTGATGGAGGTTAGTTCATCACAAGCAAAGAAGTTCAATATTGACCTCAATTGTATTGGTGAAAATGATGAAAATTATCATCAACTTTGTGCACCAGCATCATTATCAAGAAGCTCCGTTAAGGATTTTGATTTAAATGATCAACCAATATCTGCAGATATCTGTAGTGATCCTTACTCGCTAGCACAGGGGGATTCAGCATTGAGAGACAGAACATCTGGTGATTCAGTGGTTACTTTCTTGGGAAGTGCAAAACAGCCGGAATTTAACAGTGTAGAATCATCATCATACATGGGAAATTTAAGTCCCAAGCGATTTAGTCTCGGAGAAGGCAAACAATTCCTGATGGCTGCATCCACTAACCTTCCTCTAGTTGAACAAATGCGAACCCCCTTTTCCCAGCAACAAAGGCCAACTCTTGCATCTTATTCATCTCCATCATGTCTTCCACATACATTCTTATGCAATAATGCATTCTTCATTGACCCTAACAACTGCATATCTTCAAATGGTGTCATTTCATACAACATAATAAACCCACAAGTAACTGCCTTTTTCCCCGAGATGTTAGGTTCCAGTGCCGTCCCTGCCTTTTCTGGGACTCCACATGTCATGCAGGGTCATGATAGACCCAGCTTCAATGACATTGCAATCACAAGGCCCAATTTTGGGCCAAATGGAGGGTAA